The genomic window CTCGAATTCTTTCTGTAACGAAACAAGTTTCTGATCTTTATCAAGTTTTGTGTCTGTTTGAAGTTCTTTATATTTCTTAAGACCCGCTTTCATAACGCTACCAATAGATCCTTTCTGTTTATCACAACTAACGATTGCTTCATCAATCTCATCTTTATTTAAATGACCCTGAAGCTTGACAATAAAAGCATTGATAGATCCTGTTCCTTTTGCTTTTCTTAATGTGAAGGCTCTTTCGAAAGTAAAAGTTAAGAGGATGAGAATCAGGGAAATCAGTAGGGGGACAATGTAACCACCTTTATAAACGATGGCAAGGTAATTGCCAGGCAAACCGTGCCCTTTTGGATTTCCTCCTTCAAAGTTGATCGGATTTCCCAGTACATAGAAATACACCAGGAATGAGATTGCTAAAGCAATCAAAATAGCTGCGGTAGCGAATGCTGACCTGAATGCCTCTTTCAACGTTTGACCGTTATTGCTCATTTGTAAAAAGATTAAAGATTTATGACTGGTTTAATTGATTATTCAACGATTATATAGTGTTGAAGGTAAGCAAAGATAATTGTTTTAACAAATTACGAAACAAAAATGCTCCTTTTCAAATATTTTACCTGTCCACCATAAATAACCTTCTAAGGTCGAGAGGATTTGAACTCCGGGCACCTGGGTTTTAAGTCCTTAATAGCGCTCAAGGCATTTTCATTTGCCGGATCCAGGATAGCGATTTTATCCCAATAGCTGATAGATTCACAGTATTGTTTATTCACGAGATAATAGTATCCAAGGTAGTTATATGCTTCAAGGATATCTTTATTATATTTCACAGAATCTACCGTAGCTTTTTCCAGTAATTTCTCATAAAATGGTTTTGCTATTCCTTCTTTTGTGTCAGGATCAAGGTTAGCATAAACTCTTGCTCTGAAAAGATATGCCGGTTCAAAGTCAGGGCTCATTCTATTTACAACGGCCAAAGCTGAATCGGCCAGCCCCCAGACTTTAGCATCAAAATAGGCGCGGGCCATTTTGTAATAATCGTTTGTGCTTCCCCCTGTCCTGCTTATCTTTTCCTGGTATGCAAAAGCGGCATTTTCATACTTTTTGTATTTCAGATATGAGGCTGCAATTTCATTCAGCAGGTCAGTATTTGTTGTATCAAGTTTGAAAGCCTGGGTCAGCCTGAATGCGGCTAAAGAATCCATTCCATTCTTTACCAGGATTCTTCCGAAGTACAGGTAATCCTTTGAAGTAATTTTCTCAACAGGTGAGTTATCCACAAACTTAGTAATATAATACTTTGCTTGCGGATACTGTTTTTCCTCGAAATATGAATAGGCCAGCGCCCTGTTCAGGTCATTATATGAAACAGAGTCATAGGCCTGAATTTGTGTAATTTGCTCAATTGCTTCCTTGTAGTCTTCGGTTTGGATGAGCATATTGGCATACCTTCTTTTGGCAGCAATATTGCTACTGCTCATTTCAAGGTACTTTTTAAAGTACTTTTTTGATTCGTCAGATTGGTTGGTCTTGGCATAAAGAAAACCTAATTCAAGGTAAGCTGGAGCAAAAGAAGGATCAATAGCTAAGGCATCCTGATAATAGCCTAAAGCATCCTGATAGCTTTTAATCCGGGTATAAAGCTGACCTAGTCTCAATCTTGCCCTTGTGGACTGAGGTGAAAAGTCTTGTGAACGGCGATAGTTTTCAGCAGCACGTGTGCCATTATTTAAGGTATAAATCCAATAATCCCCACGAAACAGAAAAAGATCAGGGTTTTTGTTATCCAGTGATTCCGCTCTTCTAAAAAGATCAAAAACCAAGGCAGTATCCCTGGTTCCCACCTGAACATATGCTTCTGCAATTCGAACCAGGATCGTTGCCTGGTCAGGTTTTGAGAGTCCTGACTTGGTTTTTTTGGCGGGAAGGAATGACATTGCTTTTGCAAAGTTTTCCTTTGCAAAGGTGGTTTCATTCTGAATCAGTGAAACCTTACCAAGCCCTATATAATTAAGGGCTTCATTTGGATTAGCAGATATTCCAAGATTGTAACGTTCCGCAGCTTGCTTGCCAATTTTTTTGAATGAAATATTTGCAGTATCAATGAAGTAGGAAGCAAGTTGATTTTCTCCGCTATAATAGAAATTTTTACCATTAGTAGGATCAGCTTTGATCAAGGAATTAAAAGCACTTTCAGCAGCTTCAAATTGTTGTTGATACGTCATGTTAATAGCAGAATTCAAATCCTGGCTGAAAGCAGTTCCTCTCCAAAGCAGGCTTGCTATGAGTAAAATTGCAATGAAAGATTTCTCAGTTAATAGTCGCATATTTCCTCCCGTAACTAGTGTTAGTCTTTATGTATTTCAATTAATCGAACAGGCATTGTAGCGGGCACAAGCCCTGATTTTAATACAATCCGTTGTCCTTTATCACCTGCAACAAATGAGGTGAAACCTGAGCCCAGGCCTGAAAATGTTTCTCTCCTGATCATGAATACATCTCTGCAAAATGGATAAGATTCTTCAGCAATATACCCCTGAAAAGGTTTACAAGTATTATCAATGTTTGTGCCAACTGCCAGAACTTTTATGGATTTGAGGAATCGTTGTGAGATACTGTCCTGTGTATCGCTTATCCAGTTTACACTTATAATCCCAAGAGCACTTTTATTGTTTTTAACATATTCAATGACGTCTTCATTTGAATTCACTGCAAAGCAGTTCGATGGGAATTCTCCTGCCAAAGAGAATTTCTCGCGAAAATAACGCACATTTCCCGATTTATTATTATCAAAGACTACATTAATGGGACTTTGTTGCAGTCCTGGAGTGATTTGATCCCAGCTTGTTAATTTTCCAGCAAGTATATCGTTAAATTGTTGCACAAGTATCTGTGAGTTATCATTGTCCGGATTTACGATAAGTGCCAGCGCATCATGTGCAACTATGGTTGTCCTTGGGATGAAATTATTGGCTGTAAGGTATTCCTTTTCATCTTTAGTCAGATCCCTGGTCAAGACGACTGTTCTTACAGAATCATTCATGAAATCCTTAATTACCTCATATTCCGGCTTATAAGATGCATCTATTGTGGCATCCACATAGAGTGATTGAAATGTAAATAGTTGGGTATCCAATAGCAATTGAAAGGATTCATCAACAACAATTTTTGTATGGCCACGTGTGGGTGTTTCATCCAGTTGCTGAACTCCCATTGGATTGTTGCATGAAGCACCCAATAAAAGAAGCAAACATGAAACAATAATTGGGCAGATGTATTGATTTGCTGGCATCTTTTTAGGAATTTCAGTTACATTTCGTAATAGGACATGAAGTCGGACATAAAGGAACCTACCTGGTTTTCATTATATGTATCCTGAGTATTTATGTTATGACTCATTTTCCTGATGTTTTGAGATCATTTTCACAAATCTAAAAATACCATAAGCTATGAAGAATAGGGAAAAGGCAATTTTGAGATTTGGGGGAATTCCGGGAAATACCTGTTTCAGAAACAAGGAAGCACCAAGACCGACATATACAATTGCCATAAAATAACCAAAGATGATCATGAATTTTGAAAAGAAGACCCGACCTTTAGACATTTTAAGTGATTTGATGAAGATTATAACTCCTTAATTTCCCATTTCAACTGATTCCTTCATGGACAATATCCAGGTGATTTGATATATACACCTTGAATATATGCAAAAGTAATTCATTTTACATTTTGCAATGCTAATAATATTAAGGATATGAATAAAAAAAGCCCTGCAATATGCAAGGCTTTCAGAAAGTACTAAAATTATTTTCAACTATTCTGCTTCAGGCATTTCACCAAGGTTATCCTTACTTGAAAAACCGGGTGTGTAGAAATCATTAACATTGAACTGCAGGTATTCGAATTCATTGGCTGGAAGTTCATCCAGACTTATGGAATTTGATTCGGTAAAGGTATTTACATCGAATTTCAGGTAATCGAAGCTGGATTCAGGTAATTCAGAGATTTCATTTTCAACACCTTCTGTGATATACTTACTTACATCAAATTTGAGATAATTGAAATCGGCCACCATTAAAGGAGACTGATTTGAATTATCAAGAGTATTGGATTTGGGTTTCCTTTTTTCGGTGGTTACGTTATCTCCATCCTCATTGGTAACGGTGTTTGTGATTTGATTGAACTCTTCAGCGCCTTTACCTGTCAGACTGATGATATTCTGACTATTAGCTATTGCAATACCTGAAAGAACGAACATTGAAGCAAGTGTGATAATTATGTGTGAGGTTTTCATAGTTTTGGTTATTGAACTTCTGTGTTTATAAATATGCTTGTTTTGTTTTTCGAGCATATGACGTGATGTTTTTAAAAATGTTACAAGCTTTTTAATGATTGATGAAAAAATAGGTTTGAGTTTAATTCTAACTGTTCATGAACAGTGATGTAAAAGTAGTATAGCAAGATAACTCCAATCAAATGTTTTCGATAAGCAGCCTTTAATAATCGCTATATGAATTCAACGAAGATTTAGCTATTTGACCGGTTATTCTTTGCTTTTTACCGAGTGAAACTTTTAAGTGATTTCTGTTTAGTATAAAGAACCTTTCGGCAAATTCTGAGTAATGACAGGTAATACAAGTAGAGATAATTATTAATAAGAATAGAACAGGAAAGATCTCAATTGGTTG from Bacteroidales bacterium includes these protein-coding regions:
- a CDS encoding MotA/TolQ/ExbB proton channel family protein, encoding MSNNGQTLKEAFRSAFATAAILIALAISFLVYFYVLGNPINFEGGNPKGHGLPGNYLAIVYKGGYIVPLLISLILILLTFTFERAFTLRKAKGTGSINAFIVKLQGHLNKDEIDEAIVSCDKQKGSIGSVMKAGLKKYKELQTDTKLDKDQKLVSLQKEFEEATALELPMLSRNLIFLSTIASISVLIGLIGTVLGMIRAFAALAQAGAPDALALATGISEALINTAFGITGSTLAIILYNYFSTKIDGLTYKIDEAGFSLTQTFASKNK
- a CDS encoding tetratricopeptide repeat protein codes for the protein MRLLTEKSFIAILLIASLLWRGTAFSQDLNSAINMTYQQQFEAAESAFNSLIKADPTNGKNFYYSGENQLASYFIDTANISFKKIGKQAAERYNLGISANPNEALNYIGLGKVSLIQNETTFAKENFAKAMSFLPAKKTKSGLSKPDQATILVRIAEAYVQVGTRDTALVFDLFRRAESLDNKNPDLFLFRGDYWIYTLNNGTRAAENYRRSQDFSPQSTRARLRLGQLYTRIKSYQDALGYYQDALAIDPSFAPAYLELGFLYAKTNQSDESKKYFKKYLEMSSSNIAAKRRYANMLIQTEDYKEAIEQITQIQAYDSVSYNDLNRALAYSYFEEKQYPQAKYYITKFVDNSPVEKITSKDYLYFGRILVKNGMDSLAAFRLTQAFKLDTTNTDLLNEIAASYLKYKKYENAAFAYQEKISRTGGSTNDYYKMARAYFDAKVWGLADSALAVVNRMSPDFEPAYLFRARVYANLDPDTKEGIAKPFYEKLLEKATVDSVKYNKDILEAYNYLGYYYLVNKQYCESISYWDKIAILDPANENALSAIKDLKPRCPEFKSSRP
- a CDS encoding substrate-binding domain-containing protein, translated to MPANQYICPIIVSCLLLLLGASCNNPMGVQQLDETPTRGHTKIVVDESFQLLLDTQLFTFQSLYVDATIDASYKPEYEVIKDFMNDSVRTVVLTRDLTKDEKEYLTANNFIPRTTIVAHDALALIVNPDNDNSQILVQQFNDILAGKLTSWDQITPGLQQSPINVVFDNNKSGNVRYFREKFSLAGEFPSNCFAVNSNEDVIEYVKNNKSALGIISVNWISDTQDSISQRFLKSIKVLAVGTNIDNTCKPFQGYIAEESYPFCRDVFMIRRETFSGLGSGFTSFVAGDKGQRIVLKSGLVPATMPVRLIEIHKD